The window GAGAACACAACACGGTCCCCACCTTTCCACTGCAGAATATGGAGAAGGGGAAAAGTCTTTAAAGTTGGCCAAGCACTAACTCACACATATGAAATAAATTTCAGGGAGGTTTTCACCATTAAAAGAAAATATATTTCTTTAGTAGTTATGTTGCTGTTGATTCTATCTGTAGGTACCCTTACTGCATGTGGTGAGCAAGCACCACAGCAGCAAGAAGAAAACACCGGTAGTGAACAGACCTTTCAGAAAGATGTTACTTTAGGCATTGTTGAATGGCCGGGAGTAACTCAAAAAACCTATGTATTAAAGGAAGTTTTAGACAACCTTGGCTATGAAGTTAAAATTAATACCTTTACGGTGCCCATACTGCTTAAGGCCGTGTCCACGGGTGATGTGGATGCCTTTGCCGGAACCTGGTTTAATAGCCTGGGAGATACTCTGCAGCAATACATTGATGACGGCACCATTGTGGTGTTGGGTAATAATGTGGAAAAGAGTCTGTACCGGTCAGCTGTCCCCACTTATGTATATGAAGCAGGGGTCAAATCCCTGGCAGATTTGGACAAGTATGCAGACAAATTTGACCGCAAGTATTACGGCATCGAGCCGGGCAACGCCGGTAACGAAATAATGATGAAAGCTGTTGACAATGACACGTATGGCCTGGGTGACTGGAAGGTGCTGGAGAGCAGCACATCCGCCATGCTGGCGTCCGTGGAGAGAGCCACCGAGTCCAAGGAATGGATTGTGTTCAGTGGCTGGAAACCCCACTGGATGAATGTGGCTTATGATATGAAGTATCTGGACGACCCGGAAAGCATCTGGGGTAAGCCTAGTAAGATCGGTACCATTGCCAGAAGCGGGCTACCTGAAGATGATCCTAATCTGACTAGGTTCTTAAAGCAATTTAAAATAAACAGTGAAATTCAAAGTGCGTGGATCATGGAATACGGGAAGAAAAACCGCGATCCGGAAATAGTAGCCAAGGAATGGGTTGCAGATAATTTAGATGTAGTCAATCCTTGGTTGGAAGGAGTCAAAACTGTTGACGGGCAAGATGCACAGAATGTTGTGCAGGAAGCTTATTAATTCAAGAACCATAACCATAACGCCCGATGAGGTTTTGCCGTGGATAGCAGGGTTACTATCAAAGTGCCCTCTTTTTTGTTTAAGTTGCTATCCTTGCCCCGGCTTTTGGTTGTCCAGGGCTTAAATGTGTTTAGCCTGAGCAATATGTTTTTTATCGTAGTCAAGATAAAGCTTTAACCAGTCACCGTGGCTGTGGAGAGTGTGGGCAACATGTTTTTGTTGTCCACATGGCGGCACTATCCATCAGCTGTTAAGCCTTCCGCAATATTATCGATAATTACGTCCATAATTTTAGGGAATAGGTCTTCACCTAGCTCTTCTTTATGCAGCCGAAGCAGCAAAATGGCATGAAGAACCCCATTAATTACTTCCGGGTCCTGTTCTTTAAACACACCACGTTGAATTAAGGCCTGAACAAAAGCAATTCCCTTTTTTGCGTTATCCTCTGAAGAGTCATTTATTAAATGCTTGGGTACTTTACGTAATATGCGTTCAGCTTCCCCCTCTTGAAACCACTGTTGCAAAAGGGGATTTTCATCAGCAAGTTTATAAGCCAAATGTAAAAAGGAAGAGATTAATTCCTTGGGGGGGAGATCCTTCTGCAGGTGTCCTCCTAGTAACCGGTTTGTAATCTCTTCCTGGTTTTGTAAGATGACATAAAAAAGTTCTTCTTTGGAGGAGAAAAATTTATAAAAGGAGCCCTTGGCAATGCCGCATGCTTGAACAAGTTCATCAATGCTGGTTTTGTCCAGGCCATATTGAATAAAAAGCTCTTTACCTTTTGTTAAAAGGCACTGCCGGATTTGATCCTTTTCACTTTCAGTAAACTTAGCCATCCTAAACTCCTTTGGATATATTTTAGTGAATATATGTTGACATGCAGTCATCAAGTTTTTATAATGTTGTTAATATCATATCAACCGTATCTATAAATGTAAAGGCTGCATAGCTCCGCAGCCTTTTCTCTAAAACTATGTGTGACTTGGTATTCTAATTTAGTCATATAGTTAATTTATTGGCTTAAAAACATCTAAAGGAGTGATTTTAATTATGTCTTTCGCTAAAATTAATGGCATCAACCTTCACTATGAAATCCGTGGTACAGGACCCCGCGTCCTTTTTATCCACGGCATAGGTGGCGACCTAAAGAACCCCATAGGTATCTTTAACTCTCCCCTTCCTCAAAATTTCACCGTGCTTGCTTTTGACCCCCGTGGGCTGGGGGAATCGGACAGTCCTACAATATCCTGTAGTATTGCCGACCTTGCCGAAGACGCCGCCGGTCTGGCGGAAGCAGTCGGCTGGGACCGGTACCATGTCCTGGGCGTCTCAATGGGGGGGATGGTGGCCCAGGAGCTGGCTTTAAGTCATCCCTCCAGGGTGGACCGGCTTGTACTGGGTGTTACCAATGGGGGTGGTATCAACTCCGGCCCCCGGGTAGTAGATAGAATGAACGAAATGTCCGCAGCCGAAAAGCTTAAATTGTCAGACCTTAGGAAAGACGAAGCTTGGATGGCTGCCAACCCTGAAATGGTGAACCGCTTTGAGGAACAGTCAAGGGCCGCCAGTGAAGCATTGCATGCAGACCCGGCACTACTTCGGGGCTACAACAACCAGGTAAATGCCGTACTAAAGCACGATGCCTTTGACCGCCTTCCAGAGATAAAAGCTCCTACCCTCGTTTTTGGTGGGCGTTACGACGGCAGTTGTCCGCCGGATATAACCAGGGCAATGGCTAATCAGATTCCGGGCGCACGCTATGAACTTCTGGAATCCGGACACGGCGATTGGTACTTTGACCCGGCGGCTTGGAAAATGATAATTGATTTTCTCCGCGGCTGAACCGTTTCTGCTTAAAAGTTTGCTTTCTATGTGAAGCTGAACCTGAATCTTCACTCTAAGCCAGGGACTATCTTTCCGTTTTCAATTTTATGGAAATGAAGTGGATAAGAGTATTCAAGTTTTAAGCGGCGGGGAGCGTGTAAGGCTTTATCTTTCATGTGTGATGCTTGAGAACGCGGATTGTCTAATACTGGATGAACCTGCAAACCATCTTGAATTACTGGACAGGGATATCTTCAGGTTACTAACAAAGCCAGGGTTGTTTAAACCTGGCTTTAATCATGCGTAGCAATACAATGGCTCAGTGGGATAAAAACCCCCCGGTTTCCATAACCACAACCCTCCAGGCTGAAGCATGTTTCCTTCATTGCGGTGATATATTAACCGTACTATCCCGGAAGCCTTGCCGGCAGCAACCGGCACCCCCACCAGGCAATTACCTGAAATTTGGAAAGAGGCTTCCGTATACTTAAGGATCTCCCCGAAAATTATATCAGGCGGTGCAATTGACTCCATTTCTTTTCTTTTGTCTTTTCTAGGATGGTCCTTTAATGCAAAATTCCCCCCAAAAAATAGCCCTATTAAGGGCTTTACTGCTACACTATGCTTAACCGTGCCTAAAAACAATCTTTTCAAACATCCTTACAAGACCTGCATTAATACCGTATATTGATCTAATGTTGAGGTTATCTTCAGCTGTCCTGTCGAAAAAAATATTCATTTTGGATTCTAGTTCTTCTTCTGCCTTGCAGTAAGAAAGAAGTATAGGAATTCTTGGTAGAGGGTATATAACCAGCGCAATGTCAGAAGAGAAGCTTGTAGTTATCGGCCTTCCATTAAACAAATGCAAAATGTCTTCAAAAAGTTCGGTATGGTTGTCAACTATATGTTTTAAAGGTCTTTCACATAGCGGCTCAAAAAGTGGAATCCATGTTATCCCATTTTTCAGTTCCCTAAAGGGAACCCATTCGTCAGTAACATTTTTCCCCGAACACGATAAAACATAGTCAAGTAATGGTAACGCTAACCATGTAATTACGTGGCAATCAGATGTAATATTCCCATTAGAATCAATAAAAAAGTCCTTACCAAGACACTTGATCTTCAATTTATCGCCGGAAAGCGATGCTCCCAGTCTTTCGGCTGATGAGTAGAAATCTACGGTGGCAATTTCTCTTTTCAACTGCTCCAGTAACTGCTCCTGCTGCTCTTCAAGAGACACCCGTTTATGAACTTTTATATCAAATCTTTCAATTACATTAGCCTCCAGGTGAGGACAGTCGACAAGACTTTTTTGACCATTGATTACTGCAGCGGCAAAGGCCAGGCATGATGGTATTTGACATTGCTTGCAGTTTAATTTTGGTAGTAACCTGTAGATTTCCATTGGATTCTTAAGTAAAGTCATACGAGATACCTCTTTTATGAAATACTTGTCTTGTCCCAAAACGTAAAAACAAGCTACATATCTCCTAATAAACCTGCTTCTTTAATTTTCGCCACAGGGTTGTTCAAGTTTACAAAAGTAGGTTAATAGAGTTGAGGCCCTTTGCCGATCACCATTTTGCCGCTGTAATATCTATTTCTGATTTCAGGAATCATTTCTAGAAACTTGGTAAGGCCCTGGTGCTTGATACAGCACAGGTAGAATACTTTGATGTTATGGGGCAAGACCTCGGCCTTGTCTGCCGCAGGGCTTAATTTAGCGCAGGGGAATTCCGGGCACTCAAAGCAAAAGTCAACATTATGTTCGGTCACACAAGCGTATGTTGCACATGTCCCGTCAACGAGCAGGCATTTTCCCTGGATTGACCTGCAACCCGGACAGGGGACACCGTTCCATTTTACCTGCAACTTTTGCAACCTTTCAGCAATTACTTCTTGCAGGGAAGGATCATCCTTGACTCTGTAGACCCCGCAATCACCGCAGTACGTCCCGCACGGCGCAACCAAAGTAATATCATCAGTTTTTTTCATATGACTAACCTCCTGTTTGTTTGTCTTATAGATTTGATTATTTTGGAGGCCAAAGGTTACAAAAATATCATAAAATTGACCATTCTTTATTTTTTATACCTTCCCTGATCCTCTGCGTAAAAGATTCATCGGCTGTTTCCCTGTACAGGTTTTGGTAGGTATGGCGCAATGAGTACAGTTCATACATTTCTTCCCTGGCTTTTTCAATAATCTCCGGATGGGGACCGGTTAAAACCTCTTTCGTAACCCAGCCCTGCTGCAGGCCGTAACGAACCCACTGTTTACAGTTGCAAGGATTCGATTTTTTAACCAGTTGACATCTTTCTTCCAAATAGCCTGCAATTCTTTTTTTGGCCCGGTGCACTGTTGTTTTAACAGAACTAACAGAGCAGTCTAAAATTTCAGCGACCAGTTTGTGCGGTAAGCCGATGGTTACCGCCAGGCAAAAAACCTTTCGCTGGTTGATAGGCAAACATTCTGTAAAGCCATGTAGACAACGGTATTTTACATCAAGGGCAAGCAATTCAGTTTCGGGGTCGGCGGGGTTGGGGTCAATGATTTCTTCGATGGAATAACCTAAATCCTCAATAAGCTCATTGATGCGCAGTTTGGCTCTCTGCTTAAGGTAGTAATTGGCAACGTTGAGTGTAATTCGATAGATCCAGGTGAAAAAGGAGCTTTCTTCGCGAAAGGTATGATAGTAACGAAAAGCCCGAAAAAAGGCCTCTTGGGTTATGTCTTCGGCATCATTCGCATTCCCGGTCAGTCCCAAGGCTAGCTTGTATACTTTTGCCTGGTTGTCGCAATACAACCGATCAAAAAGTTCGGTAAGTTTATCAGACATGGTATCGCCTCATATTACTACCTCCAAAGGATTGAGTAATGGTTATTCTCATTAAAATCTTTTCTTTATATTTAGTTAAATACCTTGTCCAAAAACGCAATGCCCCTTTAGTATATTGACTTATTGCGCTTATTGACATATCTATCCAACCAGTATAATATAGTTTGTGAATTAATTATATAACATCTATAGTTAATATAGGGAGTGTTTTTAAAAGCCATGACTCAGGATAAAACCGAAACACGATCATACTCAAGTCCCCTGCGGAATCGCCAGCGGGAGTATACCCGCAGTCTCATCATGGAGGCTGTCGCTTCATTTGTTGCGGAAGGCCGCATTCATACCTTTAGCGTGCAGGATGTAGCCGAACGGGCCGGGATCTCCTACGCCTCGGTTTACCGCCATTTCCCAACCCGGGAGACGCTGTTGGAAGAAATGTACGAGTGGGCAAGCGAATTGGCCGGATCGCAAATGCCGCCCGCTCCCAGTACAATTGATGAAATACCCGCCTGGGTTGCCAAGTCTATTCCGGTGTTTGAACAGAACGCGGCTGCAAATCAGGCCATTATATCCGTTTTGGCGGCGCTTAACATTAAGCCGGAAAGCAGGCAGCGGCGAGACGACACCATTGATAAACTAGTGTCTGAAGGCGCCTCTCATTTACCCCCGGAAATAACCGGGCGAGCAGCGGCCATACTCCGATACTTGGCAGGCTCTTTGGGCTGGGCGACCCTCCGCCAGCGGTTCGGACTTGATGTTGAAGATACTTCGGCCGCACTAACCTGGGCGTTGGAAGTATTAATTCGTGACCTAAAACGACAAGATGCAAATGCTGATTATGATGTGTAAAAAGGGAGGCACATAACATGGTTAAGGATGATGCACGGCAGCAAGAAAAATGCAAATACGTCTTACCACTGCGTGCTCCTGAAGCCGCTCTTTCCGATCAGGCCGGAACTAAAGCCGCTAACTTGTCCCGCCTGTTGGCCGCGGGTTTTCCAGTCCCCGACGGTATTATCGTAACCACCGCAGCTTTTACAGCACATGTCAGTTCAGTAGTTACCGAGCCGGCCCAAGCTGTTGATGCGATAGTTAAGAAACCGCTACCGACTCCCGTTGAAGATGCCCTCCACCTTGCCCTCGCTGCCTTTGGGGATGTGTCGCTGGCCGTGCGATCCTCCGGAGTAGCGGAGGATCTCGCCGGTGCTTCCTTTGCCGGACAGTACGAGACGATTCTGGGTGTGCGCGGTCCGGCCGCCGTTTCTGATGCCGTGCGCAAGTGTTGGGCTTCCGCTTTTAGTAGTCATATTCAGACCTACCAAGCGAATCGGGAACAAGATACTGACCGGATGGCTGTGCTAATCCAGCCTGTAATCGAGGCCGACGCTGCCGGGGTGGCTTTTACCGCCAACCCTGTGAGTGGCGATCTTTCCGAGACGGTAGTCAGCGCTGTTCGGGGACTAGGTGAACGCATAGTCTCCGGGCAAGTTTCCCCGGACGAGTGGGTGGTTCGGGAGGGCCGGGCCGTATGCTTGAGCTCGCCGGAAAATGCTTTGAATGAACGTGAGGTGCTGGCGGTGGCAGAGCTGGCCCGGAATGTAGAAAATTACTTCGGCGCACCACAGGACATCGAATGGTTGTTTAGCAGCGGCAAACTATACCTGCTGCAGGCCCGGCCCATTACCACGCTGGCAGATACCGTGAAAGTGGAACCCGTACCGGTGCCAGTAGAGCCGCCGTCTGGTTTTTGGGAGCGCGGGGACTCCCATTATCCGCAGCCACTATATCCTCTTACTCGTTCGGTTCTGCTGCCTGCGGCCAACCAGGGGTTCCGGAAGATGTGCACTGAATTTGGACTGCTGACGGAAGCGGTGGATGAGCGCGAGATCGGGGGATGGGTCTACCTGCGGATGGTCCCTCTGGGTGGAAAGGACCGCCCGCCGCTGCCTGATTGGTTAACCAGTTTATTGATGCATCTGATACCATCGCTACGCACTCGTATCAGGGATTGCAAAAAGGCGGCCCATGCCGATAAGGCGGGTAAATGCATCGAGCAGTGGTATGCGGAGTTCAAGCCTAGCTTGATTAAGCGGCTTACTGCCTTGCGGGACACCAATCTGCAGGCGTTATCCGTTGATGCTCTGGACAGACACGCCGCGGCTGTCAACCTTCTGATTCGGGAAAGCCAGGAGATGCACATGATGCTCAACCAATCTCTTAACCTGCTGCTGGCTGAATTTGTCTTTACGTGCCGCGACTTACTGGGTTGGAACGAGGAGCAGGCGTTTGATATGTTAATCGGCCTTTCCGAGACATCCAGTGCCCCTGCCCGTGCCCTGGCTCGGATTGCACAGCAAGTGCGGAAAAACCAGGTGCTGGCGGATCTGCTTCGCCATATCGACCAGCGTACCGTGGAACACATGGCCTCTGCAGACTCCGGTTTTGCCAAAGCATTTGCTGAATACCAGCGGGAATTTGGCTGCCGGAGTATCCGCTATGAAGTGGCCGATCCGACTCTAGCAGAGACGCCGGAGTTACTCCTTGCCCTGATCGGCAACCAAATTAGTCGTAATTATGACCCGGACGCGAACTCCCGGACACTGGTAGAAAAACGCACCTGCCTGGTGTGCCAGGCCCGGCAGGAATTGTCTGGACGCCCGGCGTCGGAGCGGAACAGCTTCGAACGGGCGCTGTCACGAGCCGAGAAGGCTTACCCGGTACGTGAAGAACATGGTTTCTACGACACCAGCATGCCACTGGCGCTGCTGCGGTATACGGCCCTGGAGATGGGGCGCCGACTGGTAGAGTACAAGCAAATTACCAAGCAGGACGATGTTTTCTTCCTGGAATTCGAAGAGGCTCGTATGGCATTAGACAGTGGTGAAGCTCTGCATGAAAAGGTTGCCCGCCGGAAGGGTGAGCGCGCCTGGGTAATGGCAAACCCCGGCCCCGCAAGCTACGGTACACCGCCGTCAGCACCACCATCCTTTGCCGCCCTGCCCGCAGAAGCACGTTTTGTTCATGAAGCAGTAATGTGGTCCTATGAGCGGGTCTTTGCTGCAGCGGTCAGCGGCAGCCGGCAGACAGACACCCGGACGCTGCAGGGTATCGCCGCCTCGGCGGGGCGCTATACCGGGCCGGTCCGGGTAATTCTTAACGAGTCGGAATTCCACAGTATTCACCCCGGGGATGTGCTGGTTTGCCCCATTACGTCGCCGGTCTGGTCAGTACTTTTCCCTAGCGTGGGCGCCCTGGTAACGGACTCGGGAGGGTTTTTGTCGCATTCAGCAATCATCGCGCGCGAATACCATATCCCGGCGGTGGTCGCGACTGGGAATGCTACCCAGATATTAAGTGATGGCCAGATTGTAACGGTAGACGGCATGAGCGGCACGGTATCATTGGAAGGATTGCAATAATAGAGACCTGCAATGTAATCCTGTAATTCCCCAAACGCCCTAAAAATATAAAAAAGGATTGGTAAATAATGTTTTTTGTTCCACTTGTGTTGTATCCCAATATTGTTAAATATACTTTGCATGATGATAAATTTGGTGTTTTGCTCCAAGGCAAATGTAAGAAATGCGGAAAGGATGTAGCGAGGCTTGTTGAAGATAGTTAATTTGAAAGCTTTAGAAACCCCGTATATTCCATTTTATCGATAATTATAAGACGTTGGGTATGTCTAGAAAAATTTTTTGCACAAATTGTTCAGGACTGATTTTTGTCTATAATAACCGAATGGGAAGCGAACCCAATTACTGTGCTATTTAGGTAATTATGTGCAACAAGACTTTAAAAATTGCTGATGCTTATAGAATTTCGCTCATGAAGGGACAAGTTTATATCTAAAATAGTAACTAGTGTTTAACTTGGAATTTAAAGCCTAGATATTAATTGCATATGTAAAAAGCCATAAACCGCTTATTACAATGAACAGTACAATAATTCGCCCGGCTACAGAATTGGGAACAATGTCGCCGAATCCCACAGTGGTAATACTAATTATAGTCAACCAGATAGCATCAACAAAAGTAAACATGACTATCAAGCTTAATCAGGAACTCCTTCTCACCAGGGAACATATGTGCTATAATGGCCATAGTTAATAAGTGGGAGGGGAACCAAGATTATGGCACAACAAAAAGATGTGAGTTTATTTGAGTTTCAGCAACGTTTTAGCAGCGAAGAGGCTTGTCAAGAGCACCTTTTCAATATGCGTTGGGCAGAGGGTTTTGAGTGTCCTCGCTGTGGATGCAAGGAATACTACCATATCTCTTCACGTCGGCACTATCAATGTCGAGATTGTAATTATCAAGCTTCCCTCACAGCAGGGACCATTTTCCATAAGACCCGCACAGCGTTGCGGAAATGGTTTTGGGCCATATTCCTGGTTGCCAATGACAAACGAGGCTTCTCCGCCCTTTCTTTGCAGCATAGTATTGATGTCAGTTATCCTACAGCATGGCTAATGCTTCATAAGATTAGAACTGCAATGTCCGACCGTGATCAGCTATATAAGCTTGCGGGGTTGGTGCAATTAGATAGATGATGCGTTTTTTGGTGGACCAAACGGTTTTCAAGGCCGTGGCACCTCCAAAAGATCGGTTTACGTTGCGGTATCGACAGTCAACGAGGGCAAACCTCTCTACGTTAAAATGAAAGCTGTGGATCGAGTTAACAAGGCTACAGCATTAGAGTTTGCAAACCAAGCAATCTCCAAAGGATGTGCAGTTACAACGGATGGATTAGCGGCGTATCCACAGTTAAAACCCCAAGGATATACTCATGAGCGAGTTCTATGTATGTGTGGTAGGTCCAACGGTGACTTATGCTGAGCTAACTTTATAATCATGTTAAAATTTGAGGGTAAATGATTTGCCAAGCATTTATGCTAAACGCCTTTTGCGCATTAGACAAACCCAAGCCCTAGGTGGTTTTTTGGCGTTAGAACTAAAATGATTAGAAACCAGCGAAAGAATTTCGAAGCAGGGCTCCACAGAGTTAACAATATCCCTGACAGTACGCTGTGGCGGACCAGGTCGATCGCGTTTTTCATCGGCGTTGCCAATAAGACTTAACCATAGGCCATCGTATTCTAAATGAGCAGCTACTTTTTCAGCAAAGCTTTTCCGTTCTTCATATAAATTAAAGGAATGAAAACAACCTCTATCAAACACAAAACCAAAAGGCGCCCCTTCAATATTATTGGTAAGGAAGTCAATCTCAATAAAGCTACATTTGACATTCTCTTCTGAAGCTTTTTCTTTGGCTTTCTGTAGTGCCTCCTCCGAAGCATCAACACCCATCACGTCAAAGTTATTTGTTAAAAAGCCATATGGTGTTATCGCCGGTTCCGCATCCAATATCCAGTGCTTTACAGGGTTTTATGTCCATTGCGGTTACAGTCTGAATAAGATTGGAATCGGGTCTGCCAATGTCCCAAGGAGTATTGCCTTCTTTATATCTTTTCTTGTAACGTTCCTCTATCATGGCATATTTCCCCTCCTCATATAAGCTTACGAATATTCTATACAATTTATTATCTGTATTCAATTAGCAACCAAATATCCCCTCTTGAACTATACATCCACAAAAGTAACTATAAAGATGGCTCGGAGTGTTCCGAAACGTTTTCTCAATCCATGTTAGTAATGCATAGTTCGCAGGGCTAAGTTATTTATGAAAGCCTATCGGTTCATAACTTAATTACGTTTTTTTCAAAGGATATTTCTTTGTTTTTAGTTTACCTGAAGAGGATTACTTTTTAAAATATTTTCCACTTCTTTATATCCTGGTGGAAATGCATAGTTATATCGCGCGGGAAGCGCAAAAACGTAGCTCGTGTTGCGATCAAGTTCGCTCGGATTGATAGGCGCTGCACCAATGTGGAATTCGCCTTGCTGAAGCATGTTCCATTGAGCAGAAGTGAAGATCATAATGGGAATATCCTGTCGAGGATTTTGAGAAGTCCAATCAGGATGTCTAATGGAAATCATCGGGCCAGTTTCAATAATCTTGCCGGATTGTGGGCCCTTGAAAGCATTACCCTCCCATTTACCTGTTACAATTGAATAACCTTTCCATCTCTCCGGCAAGGAAAAATTAAAACCATATTGTGTATTTCTATATACGATTGAATTTGCTTCCTCGTAGGCTCCGAGGGTGGCAGCGTCAATAAGCCAGCGCTCCCCGGTTTTCTTAATTTTGAGTGTAATTGGCCGCTGTGCTGCAACCCCGCCGTTTACTTTTTCTGTGCTCGTTATTTCAATTATATGGCCTTTAACCTCATACTCATATTTTGATAATTTCTTAATGGTTTCAATTTTTATGTGATCCGGCCATGGACTTGAAGTCAGCCTACCGGGAGCATTTCGAGGATCGCTTTGCCATTCTGCAAGAAGCTCGGGGGATACAAAATCGCCGTAGTTCTCTTGGAAACTTTTATTCACTATATCTTTAGGGGCTAGAAGCGAGACGGTTTTGAGTTTACTGCCGAAATCCTCAACAAGACTCGTAACTGCTGCCTTATCACTTGCATCGGTTTGTTGCTGTGTCTCTTGGGGATGTTTTTCTTTATTGTACTGAGTATTGTTTCCTAAATTTGTGCAACCAAACAGAGAACCACTTAACAACAATATGGTAAGTGCAAAAAATAATGTATTTTTCATGTAATTGTCTCCTTCTTCGTAAACAGCACATTCTAAATATTCGGACGGTTAATAATAAAAAAAGTTCCTTTACCGATAAAACACTGAAAAGAAAATAAGTAACAGAGGAGAAAGGGAATTTGCTGCACAATATGTCTGGATTGCGAGTGCGACGAGAAGCGGCTTCTTCTCGAAAGATTAGTGCAGACTTAGTCTGATGTCTCAGTAGTAGAGATATTCCCATCCAAAACTGCGTCCGGGGTAACTCGGGGGTGGGTTGCAGGAGGAAAAACCTAATTGGGTGCCTAGTATCCATGGCAAACAAGGGCAAGGGAAAGGATGGTATGGTTTCGATTAAGCATCGTAACAGACAGCAGTGGTTGGGATATGATTGCCGCTGTATTGCAGATTGGAAAACGTAACTTCGCATGTGCGTGCGTTACTACCCACATATCTGCCGGTGTATTGAAAAGACCTAACCCATCTGTATCTAATAGAAGCTGAACTCGGTAAGTCCTATGGAGTCCATTTACATGGTAGGTCAACCGCAAGGAAGACACAATCTCCAGAGGATATCGGAACGTTGGAGAAAGCAAAGGTCGTCA is drawn from Bacillota bacterium and contains these coding sequences:
- a CDS encoding ABC transporter substrate-binding protein; its protein translation is MQFDVTKERRLTGVEVDLFAKHRENTTRSPPFHCRIWRRGKVFKVGQALTHTYEINFREVFTIKRKYISLVVMLLLILSVGTLTACGEQAPQQQEENTGSEQTFQKDVTLGIVEWPGVTQKTYVLKEVLDNLGYEVKINTFTVPILLKAVSTGDVDAFAGTWFNSLGDTLQQYIDDGTIVVLGNNVEKSLYRSAVPTYVYEAGVKSLADLDKYADKFDRKYYGIEPGNAGNEIMMKAVDNDTYGLGDWKVLESSTSAMLASVERATESKEWIVFSGWKPHWMNVAYDMKYLDDPESIWGKPSKIGTIARSGLPEDDPNLTRFLKQFKINSEIQSAWIMEYGKKNRDPEIVAKEWVADNLDVVNPWLEGVKTVDGQDAQNVVQEAY
- a CDS encoding TetR/AcrR family transcriptional regulator, producing MAKFTESEKDQIRQCLLTKGKELFIQYGLDKTSIDELVQACGIAKGSFYKFFSSKEELFYVILQNQEEITNRLLGGHLQKDLPPKELISSFLHLAYKLADENPLLQQWFQEGEAERILRKVPKHLINDSSEDNAKKGIAFVQALIQRGVFKEQDPEVINGVLHAILLLRLHKEELGEDLFPKIMDVIIDNIAEGLTADG
- a CDS encoding alpha/beta fold hydrolase; translation: MSFAKINGINLHYEIRGTGPRVLFIHGIGGDLKNPIGIFNSPLPQNFTVLAFDPRGLGESDSPTISCSIADLAEDAAGLAEAVGWDRYHVLGVSMGGMVAQELALSHPSRVDRLVLGVTNGGGINSGPRVVDRMNEMSAAEKLKLSDLRKDEAWMAANPEMVNRFEEQSRAASEALHADPALLRGYNNQVNAVLKHDAFDRLPEIKAPTLVFGGRYDGSCPPDITRAMANQIPGARYELLESGHGDWYFDPAAWKMIIDFLRG
- a CDS encoding ATP-binding cassette domain-containing protein, coding for MFTLSQGLSFRFQFYGNEVDKSIQVLSGGERVRLYLSCVMLENADCLILDEPANHLELLDRDIFRLLTKPGLFKPGFNHA
- a CDS encoding DUF3786 domain-containing protein, with the protein product MTLLKNPMEIYRLLPKLNCKQCQIPSCLAFAAAVINGQKSLVDCPHLEANVIERFDIKVHKRVSLEEQQEQLLEQLKREIATVDFYSSAERLGASLSGDKLKIKCLGKDFFIDSNGNITSDCHVITWLALPLLDYVLSCSGKNVTDEWVPFRELKNGITWIPLFEPLCERPLKHIVDNHTELFEDILHLFNGRPITTSFSSDIALVIYPLPRIPILLSYCKAEEELESKMNIFFDRTAEDNLNIRSIYGINAGLVRMFEKIVFRHG
- a CDS encoding DUF3795 domain-containing protein — protein: MKKTDDITLVAPCGTYCGDCGVYRVKDDPSLQEVIAERLQKLQVKWNGVPCPGCRSIQGKCLLVDGTCATYACVTEHNVDFCFECPEFPCAKLSPAADKAEVLPHNIKVFYLCCIKHQGLTKFLEMIPEIRNRYYSGKMVIGKGPQLY
- a CDS encoding RNA polymerase sigma factor, which translates into the protein MSDKLTELFDRLYCDNQAKVYKLALGLTGNANDAEDITQEAFFRAFRYYHTFREESSFFTWIYRITLNVANYYLKQRAKLRINELIEDLGYSIEEIIDPNPADPETELLALDVKYRCLHGFTECLPINQRKVFCLAVTIGLPHKLVAEILDCSVSSVKTTVHRAKKRIAGYLEERCQLVKKSNPCNCKQWVRYGLQQGWVTKEVLTGPHPEIIEKAREEMYELYSLRHTYQNLYRETADESFTQRIREGIKNKEWSIL
- a CDS encoding TetR/AcrR family transcriptional regulator, with amino-acid sequence MTQDKTETRSYSSPLRNRQREYTRSLIMEAVASFVAEGRIHTFSVQDVAERAGISYASVYRHFPTRETLLEEMYEWASELAGSQMPPAPSTIDEIPAWVAKSIPVFEQNAAANQAIISVLAALNIKPESRQRRDDTIDKLVSEGASHLPPEITGRAAAILRYLAGSLGWATLRQRFGLDVEDTSAALTWALEVLIRDLKRQDANADYDV
- a CDS encoding transposase; the encoded protein is MAQQKDVSLFEFQQRFSSEEACQEHLFNMRWAEGFECPRCGCKEYYHISSRRHYQCRDCNYQASLTAGTIFHKTRTALRKWFWAIFLVANDKRGFSALSLQHSIDVSYPTAWLMLHKIRTAMSDRDQLYKLAGLVQLDR
- a CDS encoding transposase; translation: MDDAFFGGPNGFQGRGTSKRSVYVAVSTVNEGKPLYVKMKAVDRVNKATALEFANQAISKGCAVTTDGLAAYPQLKPQGYTHERVLCMCGRSNGDLC